DNA sequence from the Vicia villosa cultivar HV-30 ecotype Madison, WI unplaced genomic scaffold, Vvil1.0 ctg.002339F_1_1, whole genome shotgun sequence genome:
atatgaagcttattggagcctttgatgtagccttggaagtgtttgcacaaaatttctcctttggttgtgtttgatgttgaattagggtaaatgaatgggggagggggagtattttgctaaatctgcaaaacgcgcagtatttcggaaatgaacttccgaaatgctgttttcggaaatgaacttccgaaataagacaattttgaaaaaaaaaaggcgctttcggagatgcatctccgaaaacacctttttcttgcatttcggaaatgcatttctgaagtcaggggtagtttagATTTTTCACTAGAGgtgaactagaaggttgggaggtggccaaagaaatttccaaatctttttttaatttttttaaactaaataaaaaattataactcattttaattatgaatcagaatagaaatatataaatatataatcataattattaattttgtaagtgaaatatataaatatataatatataaatatataataattattatataaatatataaatatataataattattataaattaaaacacttattttttaaatttttataattattatataaatatataaatatataataatttttataaatatacaataattattataattattatataaatataaaattaaaacactcattttttaatttttttataaatatataacaattattataaatatataaatacaaaattataacttattttataagtgaaattattttaatttttttaattaaaattattttaaattttaaaatatgaatcaggatagaaatatataataactattattcataagtcataaattatatcaaaatatataattattattattcattactcataaatatcaaatttatgatatgtgaattaattaatatcctaaaattaatttttgagattttttaaaattttttttgttgtttcggagatgcatctccaaattagtcaaaatcctaatttttgggattttttcggaaatgcatttctaaaACGGGGTAAAATGGAGTTTTCGCtgagggtgacccccatagggaggtgggtaaaaaaattctctttttctaTACCACTTCTTTACACAAATGGGACAAAATACTCGCATCAAAATTTTAGTTGTTTTAACTAGGTTTAAGTCTCACGAGAATAATATTCTATAACCAGCAATTTATTAATTTTCAAAGTGACCCATTTACTATCTATTATTTGATTAACTAATCCTTTATATTGGAATGGATGAAGAGTTAAATAGGTTGGCAATTTTTAGCGGGGTGATTCAAGAGAATTTTGAAACAGAGTTCTAGATTTTTGTTCATCCTAGGCTGCATTAATATCTTCAAGTTTACAACAACTTGTTAAGCTACCCGTGCGCTGCACGGGTATATTaccaaaaaaaattagataacaaTAGTTAATGATTAAACAAAGTTTTAAATTACtgtaatataatttaatattaattttaacaaaaaattaataaaatatttaaaatgtgaTAACTCATATGAATTTAGATTATAAGTTTGATAAATAATTTAAAGATAATTAGTATTTTTTATCAATTAGAAAACAACCAAGAAATTTATGTGATATATTATAATTGAATAAAATTTTGCACATATTAAAAACTTAAATACATTTTACTTATTgtgtaaaattttaattatttaatttattatttattaaaacttGTAGTTTTTGGTGTATAATACTAATAAGCATAGATATGCACTTCAACTATTTATATATTGTTTgtactataattttaaaaaaataaagaaaataacttaaatttataatttttatcacAACAATTTTAgcattactattttatttattttcgaaTTATCTAATGTTaaactttaattaataatttaatttaaaagtattttttatcAAAGGTAATTCTTTAAATGAATACcaatagaataaaaatattttaaaatacatttttatcCGTTAACaccatatttattataaattaattttgaatcTACAAACAAAAGTCTCATATATCTTGTCTCATATATCTTGTCTCATATATCTTGTGATCCTGATTCACATGAAAAAATAGTTATATTTATGTTAACCAATACAAAAATTAGAAAGAAAGGTAGAATTACACACAGGAAAAAAAGTTATATCAATAAAAATGAGAGTTTTAAATCATGCAAATAATAGGACTATAGACATGTACTTACCTAAATGAATATTAGATTTTCCAAACAGTAGTAACGTACACTACAAGAAAAACCAATCCTTGCCAGGGGTATATGCTAGGGGTTAAGCCCCTCACAAAATTAATTACGTTGCTTGGGGTTAAACCCCTCGCAATGcagaaatcaaaaattaaaattaaaaaactaaattacTTGGAGCTCCCCGTCGCTAAATTTATGGTgggaattttaaattttgaaaaaaaatttatggtgggaattttaaattttgaaaaaaaaacattgtgAGGGGAGTCCCGTCGCAATGCCCAATGgcatcattttcttttttttttgggaagaCAAAACTGACAGGTAAATAATATTTTGCTAGGGGCAGCCCTTGGCAAAATATTACCGTTCAACTTGCGAAGGGTACCCCCTAACAAAATGTGACTGTTGAGTCAAATCAAACCCAATGACAGACTGGCGTGGCAGTGTTATGCATGGGGTGCCCCCTAGCAAAATGTAATATATACTTTTATCTTTCTACTTTCCCTTTTCAATTTATTTCTTTCCCAATTTCTCTTTCCCTTTCATTTCTCCAGGAAACATTATTTCAACTCTGCACCTTCAACTTTCATAATCACATCTTTCTTATTATTTACTCTTTACAAGCTTGAATCTTATGGATTGTGTAGTTTCTtctaaagttttcattttttattatttactataCTAATAAATATTTGATGATTTTCTTTTACTAGATCTTCCATAAGCGCATGCCTCTAGAAGCAGTTGATTTGGTATCAAGATTATTACAATACTCTCACATATCTACGGTGGCAAGCTGTTAGTATATTGTTTCTTTCAGACCTTTCAaactcatttttttaaaataattgtttgtGAAATAGTGTTGTCCTCAATAGTTCGTGTTTGTATAGGTAGTTTTATGATTTTTAGTCTAGTTAGTCAAAGACTATTTCTCATCTCCTGAGTGTATACGGCAAAACCAAACTTCATTCTTGttcacatttcatttttcaattattttttattcacataacaattaaaataaatataaatagttgAAGTGGATAAACAATTTAATATGTTAAtagaattatttaataaataatttcttaaacagaatattttaaataattattcacGTTCAcccaaattaataaaaaatttcttaaataaaatattttatattaaaaaatttcaaatattagTATGTTAGTAATTTAATATGTTAGTATgaaaaagttttagaaaaataaattagaaataaatttttaaatatatgttattgaatcataaaatattcaatttttatataatattataaatattagttTGGGACaacctattaaaaataataatttgacacTTTGCGAGGGGTTTAGCCCTTCACAAATATCAGAACTTAGTTACATTTGCCAGGGGATTAACCCCTAGCAAAATACTGACACACTGCGCCACCTAGTCTGTGCCTACGCCTGCGTGGTTTGAATAAGAAATATAGGAATTACATTTTGCGAGGGAATATGCCCCAAGCAAATTAGCGAGGTGACAGGCCCCTCACAAATAATTTGCGATGACCTGTTTAGCTAGGGGACATATCCCCTCGCAAATTTTTGTTTTGTGAGGGGTTTTTGGCATTTGTGAGGGGCTTAACCCCTGGCGAAACAAACTTTTTCTTGTAGTGGTAATACAATTTTATCACgatcttcttctttttctgattCACATGAAAAAAAGAAGTCATATTCacatcaaccaataaaaaattataaaaataattataacatgaCACTAACAAAAGTTATATcaatataaacaaaaatttaactatttgaaataaaataattcgAGTTTATATTATGACACAAAACAAATGGTAAGACATATGTAAAGTGAAACAAAAACAGttataaaaaaatgcaataaacaCCGTCAAATACCTCCAATGATTTGTTTGCGTAAAACAATGTTAACTCAATATGACATATATATACATgtgaatataaaataaaacaataataaataattaaaattataatcaatCATGGAGTTACAAAATAAGTTGAATATTAATTCTATCGATCATTACTATATAATAGGAGTTACAAAATAAGTTCAATATTAATTCTATTCATCATTACTATATAATAGGAGTTACAAAAATTACTTCAATATTAATtctagggttaatgaactttttcgtccctttaaatatttgaaattttgtttttagtccctctaaaattttccttcaagaaatcgtcccttcaaaaatttttttccgaactattggtccctaacgtcaaatttcgtagctaatcggtggctaaattcgtagctaatctctagcaaatttgacgttagggaccaatagtttagacgaaaaattttgaagggacgatttcttaaaggaaaattttggagggactaaaaacgaaatttgcaatatttagagggatcaaaaagttcattaacccttaattCTATTCATCATTACTATATAATAGGAGTTCAAATATTTATTTGGtacattattatattatttatataaatatattaaattttatataaatggtTTTACCATATAAGTTTATGAGTATAAAAATATGACTACTTGAATTATATTaactttaatatttaattataatttaaatttaaaaaatttaaaaatatattatttatatattattgcaTATTAATTCTATTCATCATTACTATATAATAGGAGTTACAAAATAAGTTCAATATTAATTATATCCATTATTACTATATTATAggagttaaaaaaataaattcaatattaattctattcattattattatataatagaagttacaaaatagaaaaaaatgtagTTCAAATATTTATTCAgtatattattatgttatttatataaatagaataaattttatataaatggcTTTAACATATAGTTTTATGAGTATAAAAATATAAGTACTTGAATTATATTAACTTTaacatataaattatattttaaattttaaaaatattattattattattattattattattattattattattattattattattattattattattattattattattattattattattattattattattattattattattattattattattattattattattattattactattacgaCTACTTTGAGAAATAACGTAAAAGGAATTAAAGAGTTTGATTATTACTCTCTTGTGTGAAGAATTATTCAACTTTAATAGATTGGTTGTAACTAAGTGAGtggtaaaaatatatttaatctaaattaattatttgtttcaatgcaatcaaatatatatttttttcaatatcttGGTTCTTTGGTATTCCTATATATTATTTGCGTCaactaaacataaaataataagaaaattattttttaacattgtaggggttttttatattatttataatattttaagttaTATATGTAGTATTTGTAACATTAAAATAAGTAAAAGTTGTGTATTTTTAAAAGTTacaaaaattgtgtatttttaacattgtaaataaaatttttagagtctattttttaattattttcaattaaaaattattattttatatattttaagttgtaatcaattaaatactttcttttaaaaaatataagatataatgcaatcaattaaatataatttaaaaaacaattatgaGAAAATATAAGAAAAACTTTATGAGAAAATATTTATCTTAatgtataattaaaattatttagttaaatatttaattttaatcaatcaaAGTGACtactaatttataaaatagaaaaaaataatgtaagagttaataatatataatgGTAATAAGAGTTATAAAAGTTGTAAAATACTTTATTCTTAATTGGGATATTAATTCTAAAAAATTAATAACATATTTATTTGACAATTTTTAATGTAAAATTTATTAGAGATTTATATTTAGAATAAATatagaattttataaaatatacaaATTTTGGAAATTTGGTTTAGTTTGAGAAGCTTTGTGAGATTGTCACATAAGCCTGAGGCTAAGGTTTtgtctagggttgccatcatgacaaccttagatttatattaagtagatgttctcatattttatcataatattgtagtcatatttttttaattgatttcatGTATTAATATAAACGGTTTTTTAATTGAtttcattaattttatatattattattgttattattttattaatattattgttattattattattattattattattattattagtattattattattattaatattaggattGTATAATTGAGATTTTATTCTTATGATGACATGTGGTTTAGATTAGTGTAaagatgacatgtggctagggttgccatcatgacttctttacatttatattaagtagataactTGGTATATCTACTATACGACCATTAACTAAAACATGTATGTGGTTAACTAATTGACGCGTTAAGAAATAGTCGTAGCCATACCCAATCGAAATAGTATGTTATCCAAACGCATTTCAAGTAATTGTAGTAGAACTTAACTGGTTGACCCTTTCGCTTTTCCAGCGATACGAACGTATTTAAGCTATTGTTTATctgaaaaatttatttttactttaatattctttgtaaataatataatatttttagtaaacaatgtaatttgtaaacaaattattttattaatattcagtGTAAATAATGTAAcgagtttttttataaaaaaaatctattttaccCCTCGATTTTATTTATAAAGCGAGAGATATGATGTGattgttttgaaaataataaaagtacAGATCTTGAAGTTCGAATCCATGTGTGGATAACTTTACCTTCAGTATTTTAAAAATCGAGAAATAAAATGACAGCTTTTTACAACGTTCTTCGTTATCTTGTTTCTTTAGCTGAAATTAAATACATTTTACGTTCGAgataaaatgtgttttttttaatagtaattaggttttgAAATAGTTCAATAATAATACAACAAAGACAATAACCCCTTGAAGTTCAGTTCAATTGATACAATTACTAATAGTATTAAATTTTAAAGTTTACATAGTGAAACCTCCATCTGCAGCTATAATTTGTCCGGTTACGTGTGAAGATGCTGGAAGACAAAGAAAAGCCACCAATCCAGATATGTCCTTAGATTCTCCCATCCTACCAACCGGCGATTTAGACACTATATCTTCAATGGCATTATCCACTCCGGCAATTAATTTCTATAAAAAGAAAAATTGCAATAGATATTCTATCAGcctaaaaaaatgaaattataaacattatatcaaaataatttcaGAGGATATATATACCATAGTACTCTCTAAAAGTAAGGTCTTGACAGGTCCAGGTGCCACAACATTTGCACGAATATTATCCTTTGCCCATTCTAATGCTACGTTCTTAGCAAACTGATTCATGGCTCCTACATAGATATTCAAAATACTAAAAATTCTGTATAGATATTCAAAATTCTATATATGAATATGAGCAAACACACCTTTAGAAGCTGCATAGGCAGAAGAAATATCCAAAGCTTTTAAACCTGAAATTGAGGATATGAATACTATACTTCCATATCCAGATTCTTTTAGAAGTGGATGTGCAAGTTGACACAAATGGTAACCAGACACAAAATTGGTACTCATTATAGTTTCTACGTCTTCATCGGTATAATCTAGGATAGGTTTAGGAGTAAATTTTCCAGCATTGTTCACCTAACAAGTTGAGAAATTCACTCATCAAACATGTTAATCAACAtgaatattttaatttgaatGATTAAGTTCTTACTAGAATATTGAGTTTTCCATTAAAGA
Encoded proteins:
- the LOC131638589 gene encoding tropinone reductase homolog At5g06060-like is translated as MAETKLSSFKDKRWSLQGMTALVTGGTRGIGYAIVEELAEFGATVHICSRNEDDINKCLEEWKSKGFNVTGSVCDLLFRDQREKLMETVASVFNGKLNILVNNAGKFTPKPILDYTDEDVETIMSTNFVSGYHLCQLAHPLLKESGYGSIVFISSISGLKALDISSAYAASKGAMNQFAKNVALEWAKDNIRANVVAPGPVKTLLLESTMKLIAGVDNAIEDIVSKSPVGRMGESKDISGLVAFLCLPASSHVTGQIIAADGGFTM